A single window of Candidatus Poribacteria bacterium DNA harbors:
- a CDS encoding STAS domain-containing protein produces MKDVSTVIENEKGERTITTQIRQQNGIAILEPTGKIVGPSVSELREAIAPQIEASDTPRILINFEHVNKIDSSGLVALMEARAAAERKQGRIGVIHVGKHIKDLVALSRIVSLFEHFDSEDDAVSALAA; encoded by the coding sequence ATGAAGGATGTTTCCACTGTTATAGAAAACGAAAAAGGAGAACGAACGATAACAACCCAAATTCGTCAGCAAAACGGCATCGCAATTTTGGAACCCACCGGAAAAATAGTAGGACCCTCTGTATCAGAATTACGGGAGGCAATCGCACCCCAGATAGAAGCCTCAGACACACCACGCATTCTTATCAATTTCGAGCATGTTAATAAGATTGACAGTTCTGGACTCGTTGCGCTTATGGAGGCACGTGCTGCCGCAGAACGAAAGCAAGGTCGTATCGGCGTTATCCATGTCGGCAAACACATCAAAGATTTGGTGGCACTGAGCCGGATCGTGAGTCTCTTTGAACATTTCGACAGTGAGGACGATGCGGTCTCAGCGTTAGCGGCGTAG
- a CDS encoding mandelate racemase/muconate lactonizing enzyme family protein, whose amino-acid sequence MRFKIAPTNAKVMKITDVKTYNLRYPLIEPFANSRGWTGTRTAVVVEIRTDAGITGWGEGVSTPSAAAIETHLIGQSPFETERIWEAMRGNIGALSGIDIALWDIMGKALDMPIYQLLGGAFRMKIPAYASGLFKKDKPDITQALMDEAKGYVDAGFPAVKMKIGFGEAYDVKNVAAVRRAIGDETLFAVDANCGYDVGTAIDVGQKLLDYDLFWYEEPITSDDVAGYREIRHALKVRIAGGEMLMGRWAFRDLLQKRGLDIVQPDLSIAGGFTECRKIAAIASANYVRVLPHMWGGSIRLAATLHWQATLPDAPQALNPIPSLLEFDMTENRLRTALARQPINAVDGYVDVPQAPGLGIEIDREVLEQYA is encoded by the coding sequence ATGCGGTTTAAAATCGCACCGACAAACGCCAAAGTTATGAAAATCACCGACGTTAAAACTTACAACTTACGTTATCCACTTATTGAACCCTTCGCGAATTCACGCGGTTGGACAGGCACACGGACCGCCGTTGTCGTCGAGATTCGTACGGATGCCGGGATTACGGGGTGGGGCGAGGGTGTAAGCACTCCATCCGCCGCAGCAATCGAAACACACCTGATTGGACAGTCGCCATTTGAAACAGAGCGGATATGGGAGGCAATGCGCGGAAATATCGGTGCGCTGAGCGGTATCGACATCGCCCTGTGGGACATCATGGGCAAGGCACTGGATATGCCGATCTATCAACTGCTCGGTGGCGCGTTCCGAATGAAGATTCCCGCCTACGCGAGCGGACTTTTCAAAAAAGACAAACCCGACATAACCCAAGCGTTGATGGATGAGGCGAAAGGGTACGTTGATGCCGGGTTCCCTGCAGTCAAGATGAAGATCGGTTTCGGCGAGGCTTACGATGTGAAGAACGTCGCTGCAGTGCGACGCGCCATCGGAGATGAAACCCTTTTCGCTGTCGATGCGAATTGTGGCTACGATGTAGGGACAGCGATCGACGTTGGACAGAAACTTTTGGACTACGACCTCTTCTGGTATGAGGAACCGATCACCAGCGACGATGTCGCGGGCTATCGGGAGATCCGGCACGCACTGAAGGTGAGAATCGCTGGCGGCGAGATGTTGATGGGACGTTGGGCGTTTCGCGACCTCCTGCAGAAACGCGGGTTGGATATCGTGCAACCGGATCTGAGTATCGCTGGTGGTTTCACGGAGTGCCGAAAGATCGCTGCCATAGCAAGTGCGAACTACGTTCGGGTATTGCCCCACATGTGGGGTGGTAGCATCCGCCTCGCTGCGACGCTACACTGGCAAGCCACGCTCCCGGATGCACCGCAAGCACTCAATCCGATCCCGTCGCTTTTGGAGTTTGATATGACCGAGAATCGTCTCCGTACGGCGTTGGCGCGGCAACCGATAAATGCCGTTGATGGATATGTTGACGTTCCGCAGGCACCCGGATTGGGAATTGAGATTGACCGTGAGGTATTGGAACAGTATGCGTGA
- a CDS encoding T9SS type A sorting domain-containing protein: MKTTLSSILVVLLAIFTVAANTFAQDYTTLGLPEGAKARLGKGKINQIKYSPDGTRLAVVSTVGIWIYDAQTGEELELIRGHTSEVNSVSFSPDGNTIASGGEDRTVRLWDANTGSHLRTLTGHRDRVFSVSFSPDGNTIASAGADNTVRPWDANTGSHLRTLTGHTRSGRNLIRPGILSVSFSPDGNTIASGSEDRTVRLWDVSTGRELHTLTGHQRVGVNSVSFSPDGNTIASAGADNTVRLWDANTGDPLRTLTEHRTTVTSVAFSSDGKTMVSGSADNTVRLWDANTGRELRKFSGHTEGVIGVAFSPDGTRIASGSGGRFGRWGGWDYAVHLWDANTGSHLRTLNGHRDRVNSLSFSPDGATLASGSYDDTARLWDVNTGSHLRTLDGHTDWIRDVSFSPDGTTIATASGDNTVRLWDANTGRELRILKGHTTWVRSASFSPDGKTIVSGSYDDTARLWDANTGSELRTLKGHRAGAASVLFSPDGTIILSGSYDGTARLWDANTGSELHTLTGHTGAVVNVAFSPDGTTVATGSWDRTARLWDASTGSPLRTLTGHTAEVNGISFSPDSNTLATGSYDGTVLVWELKPSTIPDVPEPIRRKEDVTGDGTVNIQDLVAVAANLGQLGDSPADVNRDGIVNIQDLVLVAGALDASDSAPALNPQAFQTFTIADVEKWLQEAQQLPLTDPAFQRGILILEQLLATLTPKQTALLPNYPNPFNPETWIPYQLSKPANVNISIYTAEGTLVWRLALGTQGAGIYESRSRAAYWNGRNTDGEPVASGLYLYTLTAGDFSATRRMVILK; this comes from the coding sequence ATGAAAACCACACTATCTTCGATTTTAGTTGTACTTTTGGCGATATTTACTGTTGCAGCAAACACCTTTGCACAAGACTACACAACGTTGGGATTACCCGAAGGTGCTAAAGCACGTCTCGGCAAAGGTAAGATAAATCAAATAAAGTATTCTCCCGACGGCACACGTCTGGCAGTCGTAAGTACTGTAGGTATTTGGATCTACGACGCACAAACAGGCGAAGAACTTGAACTAATCAGAGGACATACGTCTGAAGTTAACAGCGTCTCGTTTAGTCCAGATGGCAACACCATCGCCAGCGGGGGTGAGGACCGCACTGTCCGTCTCTGGGATGCCAATACAGGTAGCCATCTCCGCACGCTCACAGGGCATAGGGATAGGGTCTTCAGCGTCTCGTTTAGTCCAGATGGCAACACCATCGCCAGCGCGGGTGCAGACAACACCGTCCGTCCCTGGGATGCCAATACAGGTAGCCATCTCCGCACGCTCACCGGACATACGAGGTCGGGCAGAAATCTTATTAGACCTGGGATTCTCAGCGTCTCGTTTAGTCCAGATGGCAACACCATCGCCAGCGGGAGTGAAGACCGCACCGTCCGTCTCTGGGATGTGAGCACGGGGCGCGAACTCCACACGCTCACAGGGCATCAAAGGGTTGGGGTCAACAGCGTCTCGTTTAGTCCAGATGGCAACACCATCGCCAGCGCGGGTGCAGACAACACCGTCCGTCTCTGGGATGCAAACACGGGTGATCCTCTCCGCACGCTCACCGAGCATAGGACGACGGTCACCAGCGTAGCGTTTAGTTCGGATGGGAAGACGATGGTCAGCGGGAGTGCGGACAACACTGTTCGTCTGTGGGATGCCAACACGGGGCGCGAACTCCGCAAGTTCAGCGGGCATACGGAAGGGGTCATCGGCGTAGCGTTTAGTCCTGATGGTACGCGCATCGCCAGCGGGAGTGGTGGTCGATTCGGCCGTTGGGGAGGTTGGGATTACGCCGTACATCTCTGGGATGCAAACACGGGGAGTCATCTTCGTACGCTCAACGGGCATAGGGATCGAGTCAACAGCCTATCGTTTAGTCCCGATGGTGCCACCCTCGCCAGCGGGAGTTATGACGACACTGCCCGTCTCTGGGATGTGAATACAGGTAGCCATCTCCGCACGCTCGACGGACATACCGATTGGATCAGAGATGTATCGTTTAGTCCAGATGGAACGACCATCGCAACCGCGAGTGGTGACAACACCGTGCGTCTCTGGGATGCAAACACGGGGCGCGAGCTCCGCATACTCAAAGGGCATACGACTTGGGTCAGAAGTGCATCGTTTAGTCCGGATGGAAAGACCATCGTCAGCGGGAGTTATGACGACACTGCCCGTCTCTGGGATGCAAACACAGGTAGCGAACTCCGCACACTCAAAGGGCATAGGGCTGGAGCCGCCAGCGTATTATTTAGTCCGGATGGAACGATCATCCTAAGCGGGAGTTATGACGGCACCGCTCGTCTCTGGGATGCCAACACGGGTAGCGAACTCCACACGCTCACAGGGCATACGGGGGCGGTCGTCAACGTAGCGTTTAGTCCCGATGGAACGACCGTTGCAACCGGGAGTTGGGACCGCACCGCTCGTCTGTGGGATGCAAGCACAGGCAGCCCGCTCCGCACGCTCACCGGACATACAGCTGAGGTCAACGGCATATCGTTTAGTCCGGATAGCAATACCCTCGCAACCGGGAGTTATGACGGCACCGTACTCGTATGGGAACTCAAGCCCTCCACTATACCAGATGTCCCTGAACCTATAAGACGCAAAGAGGATGTCACTGGGGATGGCACTGTTAACATCCAAGACCTTGTAGCGGTCGCAGCAAATCTTGGGCAATTGGGAGACAGTCCTGCGGATGTCAATCGTGATGGGATTGTCAATATACAGGACCTTGTCCTCGTTGCGGGTGCCTTAGACGCAAGTGATTCCGCACCCGCTCTGAATCCTCAAGCCTTCCAAACGTTTACTATCGCAGATGTAGAAAAATGGCTTCAGGAAGCCCAGCAATTGCCCCTAACAGACCCCGCTTTTCAACGCGGTATTCTCATTTTGGAACAACTCCTTGCAACATTAACACCGAAACAGACCGCTTTATTGCCGAACTACCCGAATCCGTTTAATCCAGAAACATGGATACCGTATCAGTTGTCAAAACCCGCGAATGTCAATATCTCTATCTATACTGCAGAGGGGACGTTAGTGTGGAGACTTGCGTTAGGCACTCAAGGAGCGGGAATCTATGAATCGCGTAGCCGTGCAGCGTATTGGAATGGCAGAAATACTGACGGCGAACCCGTTGCGAGCGGTCTGTATCTTTACACGCTTACCGCCGGGGATTTCTCAGCGACGCGGCGGATGGTGATTTTGAAGTAG
- a CDS encoding sigma-70 family RNA polymerase sigma factor, producing the protein MQNDVQLIRRILSGDDDAFDTLVRRHQKGVHALAWRKVKDFHYAEEITQDTFLQAYKKLSTLKNPNQFAGWLYVIANRLCINWLQRHKPALQSLEDTPMEEIEESSYIHYTSEQREAEGTEHRHEIAEKLLSKLPESERTVMTLHYLGEMTAKEISKFLGVSVNTITNRLWRARKRLREDQELLVQEVLGGVQFPANLTENIMRQVADLKPIPPPVAKPMLPWGAFGIATLLVVFLLGATHQHLVHFQKPYSFEALSEPTVEIVDTFVVLDIDSKPDLRNQIGRATSANKNIGAGLQTPDTPPVSETRANSFRFPTAQWTRKADMPTARSDFSTSVVDGKIFAIGGGVQLKLDEFGDMTLSKVEMYDPETDTWEQRTNMPTPRSAVSTSVVDGKIFAIGGAQMKKIKHSRGWGLESKKLTTVEMYDPATDTWTQKADMPTPRSFLSTSVMDGKIYAIGGMSSSNEKWRLETVEIYDPLTDTWAKAKDITHPRSCTAISVVNGEMYAIGGRGWSGIQNEPDPYLSSVEVFNLKTNQWQKRTEMPAPKTSHTASVIDGKIYVIGGYVGEGNKVKNLATIESYDPATDCWTHEPDMLIGKSGHTTEVIDGKIYIFGGSSHFGKDPLTSVEVYDPRAVP; encoded by the coding sequence GTGCAAAATGATGTTCAACTGATTCGCAGAATTCTGTCAGGCGACGATGATGCCTTCGATACTTTAGTCCGAAGACACCAAAAGGGTGTTCACGCACTTGCATGGCGGAAGGTTAAAGATTTTCACTATGCAGAAGAGATTACGCAGGATACCTTTCTTCAAGCATACAAGAAACTCTCGACACTCAAAAATCCGAATCAATTTGCCGGGTGGCTCTATGTCATCGCAAATCGGCTTTGCATTAATTGGCTCCAAAGACACAAACCTGCGCTGCAATCGCTGGAGGACACACCTATGGAAGAAATAGAAGAATCTTCTTATATCCATTATACGTCGGAACAACGCGAAGCAGAAGGGACCGAGCATCGCCATGAAATCGCCGAAAAACTTCTGTCAAAACTGCCAGAGAGCGAGCGTACGGTAATGACGCTCCACTATCTCGGTGAAATGACGGCAAAGGAGATAAGCAAATTCTTAGGGGTCTCAGTAAACACGATTACAAACCGACTCTGGCGGGCGCGAAAGCGTTTGCGGGAGGACCAAGAACTTCTGGTTCAGGAAGTTCTCGGTGGTGTACAGTTCCCCGCCAACCTAACGGAGAACATCATGCGGCAAGTGGCTGACCTGAAACCGATACCACCTCCGGTTGCAAAACCCATGCTCCCGTGGGGTGCCTTCGGTATTGCAACGCTTCTGGTTGTCTTTCTATTAGGCGCGACGCACCAACACCTCGTCCACTTTCAAAAGCCGTATAGTTTCGAGGCACTCTCCGAACCCACGGTTGAAATTGTTGATACCTTCGTCGTTCTTGATATTGATTCAAAACCCGACCTACGGAACCAGATCGGACGCGCGACGTCCGCGAATAAAAACATCGGGGCAGGACTACAGACCCCTGATACGCCTCCGGTCTCCGAGACGCGAGCGAATTCTTTCAGATTTCCTACAGCGCAATGGACGCGAAAAGCGGACATGCCAACAGCCCGGTCTGACTTTTCTACCTCGGTTGTAGATGGCAAAATATTCGCGATAGGGGGCGGAGTTCAGCTCAAACTGGACGAATTTGGGGACATGACGCTTTCAAAAGTAGAAATGTACGACCCGGAAACGGATACATGGGAACAAAGAACGAATATGCCCACACCTCGGTCTGCTGTATCTACCTCGGTTGTGGATGGCAAAATATTCGCCATTGGTGGCGCACAAATGAAGAAAATTAAGCACTCCAGGGGTTGGGGACTTGAGAGTAAAAAACTTACAACCGTAGAAATGTATGATCCGGCTACAGACACATGGACGCAGAAAGCGGATATGCCGACACCTCGCTCTTTCCTTTCTACCTCGGTTATGGATGGGAAAATCTATGCCATTGGTGGGATGTCAAGCTCCAATGAAAAGTGGCGGTTGGAAACTGTGGAGATATATGATCCATTGACAGACACATGGGCAAAAGCCAAAGATATAACCCATCCACGTTCTTGTACGGCAATCAGTGTTGTGAATGGAGAAATGTACGCTATCGGGGGAAGGGGATGGTCGGGGATTCAGAACGAGCCAGATCCGTATCTTTCCAGCGTTGAAGTGTTCAACCTAAAAACGAATCAATGGCAGAAAAGAACAGAGATGCCTGCTCCGAAAACGAGCCACACAGCAAGCGTAATTGATGGGAAAATCTATGTCATCGGTGGTTACGTTGGGGAAGGTAATAAAGTTAAGAACCTCGCAACAATTGAAAGCTACGATCCCGCAACCGACTGTTGGACCCATGAGCCGGACATGCTGATTGGAAAATCGGGACATACGACGGAAGTCATTGATGGGAAAATCTATATCTTTGGGGGATCCAGTCACTTTGGTAAAGATCCACTTACAAGTGTCGAGGTTTACGATCCAAGAGCAGTTCCTTAG